Proteins co-encoded in one Candidatus Thiodictyon syntrophicum genomic window:
- a CDS encoding AAA family ATPase yields the protein MSQVTLSANRFRVLENLNWSPDGLCLLVGANGSGKTTTLDLLRFLRNFFERGQENAFLSIDGGHIRTRGLAEGEPVELEFAIGEIRWRLSLPLSDSGFTGTYGETLLRGDETILHTEMFSDYWLLGQTRIPRDGQRCGAALYWDRHEPESKWMQPLASALKGTRVYKSFSLNKVQHPDSRDHPIQFLHGTGINLWSVLNSWKGAPMMYGGQYEWVMTQARKAFPDLIGSIEFDRGLPYLFPPDSTDPADGLPPARAADGLLTGLLQLTAVAGAQRGALIAFDEIENQLHPHAIRKILGAMRERAEEHDLTIIITSHSPVVMNAFRREPDQFYVFEPGAARMPVALTDLHDEDWLSAFMLGDLYDRLEFAAPATLHAGDD from the coding sequence ATGAGCCAAGTGACACTCAGCGCGAACAGATTCCGAGTCCTTGAGAACCTGAACTGGTCTCCGGACGGCCTCTGCCTCCTCGTCGGCGCCAATGGTTCAGGCAAGACGACGACGCTTGATCTGCTGCGCTTCCTGCGTAATTTCTTCGAGCGAGGGCAGGAGAATGCCTTCCTCAGTATCGACGGCGGCCATATCCGAACCCGTGGTCTGGCGGAAGGCGAGCCGGTCGAACTGGAGTTCGCGATCGGCGAGATCCGCTGGCGATTAAGTTTGCCGCTCTCCGATTCGGGCTTCACGGGCACTTATGGCGAGACCCTGCTGCGCGGTGACGAGACTATCCTGCATACTGAAATGTTTTCCGATTATTGGCTTCTCGGCCAGACGCGGATTCCACGCGACGGGCAGCGCTGCGGTGCCGCTTTGTATTGGGATCGTCACGAACCGGAGTCGAAATGGATGCAACCATTGGCGTCTGCCTTGAAGGGCACTCGCGTCTACAAGTCGTTTTCTCTTAATAAGGTTCAGCATCCGGACAGCCGGGACCATCCGATACAATTTCTGCACGGAACCGGCATTAATTTATGGTCGGTTCTAAATAGCTGGAAAGGCGCGCCGATGATGTACGGCGGACAATACGAATGGGTAATGACGCAAGCCCGCAAAGCGTTTCCGGACCTGATCGGTAGCATCGAGTTCGACCGAGGGTTACCCTATCTCTTCCCACCGGACTCCACCGACCCGGCGGATGGGCTGCCACCGGCCCGCGCAGCCGATGGCCTACTGACCGGATTGCTCCAACTAACCGCGGTAGCCGGCGCGCAGCGGGGTGCGCTCATTGCATTCGACGAGATCGAGAACCAACTGCACCCGCACGCGATCCGTAAGATCCTGGGCGCGATGCGCGAGCGCGCCGAAGAACATGACTTGACGATCATCATCACTTCGCACTCACCGGTCGTCATGAACGCCTTTCGACGTGAGCCGGACCAGTTCTACGTCTTCGAGCCGGGCGCGGCGCGGATGCCGGTCGCACTGACCGATCTGCACGACGAGGATTGGCTGTCGGCATTTATGTTGGGTGATCTCTATGATCGACTGGAGTTTGCCGCACCGGCGACTCTGCACGCCGGAGATGATTGA
- a CDS encoding DUF262 domain-containing protein → MTHMLEERHDPEPLERRPEARTFKVEDLLAELRLGRVRIPPFQRGIRWKWQDAAKFFDSLYRGYPVGTLLFWETGAEPADVHFGSVHISAQARTDALWVVDGQQRLVSLARVMLAPEPNLDDFALYFDLDQRSFVRPPEDLTEDPSRWLPMTEVLDSERLMQWAFEHVTNNSVRRERAFTLGRRIRDYEIPAYLVRTTREETLREVFGRTNSSGVSLSQTEVFDALHSARGPVRPATLGQIVSALEALDFGRVEEKLLYRLLRTLRGLDVIERADDGPRHLSEAEALAAYRETAETAERVIQFFRADAGIPRYELLPYKKPFVLLGKFFKHYPNPRPRSRDLLARWVWRGALNGAHRGDTVSTRASLERIVSGSEDTSVQRLLELVKARPRALPDAADPFNFRHATSKLQALALLDLKPRDLESGAPIGLDLLAGPQEQVLSMPAITERDSGALAKSVANRLLHPKGPGLRRLLVEVVDPVILASHGISEDAIEALRRDDIDGFFAARARVLRNHFDRFFARHARWNEPDRPSLAALMVDDEEV, encoded by the coding sequence ATGACCCACATGCTGGAAGAACGCCACGACCCCGAGCCCCTGGAGCGCCGCCCCGAGGCGCGCACCTTCAAGGTCGAGGACCTGCTGGCCGAACTGCGCCTCGGACGGGTACGCATTCCACCCTTTCAGCGTGGCATCAGATGGAAGTGGCAGGATGCCGCCAAGTTCTTCGATAGCCTCTACCGCGGTTATCCGGTCGGTACCCTGTTATTCTGGGAGACTGGCGCGGAGCCGGCGGACGTGCATTTCGGCTCGGTCCACATCAGCGCGCAGGCACGCACCGACGCACTCTGGGTCGTGGATGGTCAACAGCGGCTCGTCTCGCTCGCCCGGGTGATGCTGGCGCCGGAGCCCAACCTGGATGACTTTGCACTCTATTTCGATCTCGATCAGCGCAGCTTTGTTCGACCGCCGGAAGACCTTACCGAGGACCCCTCCCGCTGGCTGCCCATGACCGAGGTCTTGGATTCGGAACGGCTGATGCAGTGGGCCTTCGAGCATGTCACGAACAACTCGGTGCGACGCGAGCGGGCCTTCACCCTGGGCCGGCGTATCCGGGATTACGAAATCCCCGCCTATCTGGTCCGCACCACCAGGGAAGAGACCTTGCGCGAGGTCTTCGGGCGTACCAATTCGAGCGGCGTGAGCCTGAGTCAGACGGAGGTCTTCGACGCACTGCACAGTGCGCGCGGGCCGGTGCGACCGGCGACACTCGGCCAGATCGTTTCCGCTCTGGAGGCACTCGATTTCGGCCGGGTCGAGGAGAAGTTGCTTTACCGGCTGCTGCGGACCTTACGGGGATTGGATGTGATCGAGCGGGCGGACGACGGGCCGCGGCACCTGTCCGAGGCCGAAGCCCTGGCCGCCTATCGCGAAACGGCTGAAACGGCCGAGCGGGTCATCCAGTTCTTCAGGGCCGACGCCGGCATCCCCCGCTATGAACTGCTGCCTTACAAGAAACCCTTCGTGCTGCTCGGGAAATTCTTCAAGCACTATCCCAACCCCCGGCCGCGCTCGCGCGACCTGCTGGCACGCTGGGTCTGGCGCGGGGCCCTCAACGGCGCACACCGGGGCGACACGGTCTCCACGCGGGCAAGCCTCGAGCGCATCGTCTCAGGCAGCGAAGACACGTCCGTCCAGCGGCTATTGGAGTTGGTGAAGGCACGCCCAAGGGCCTTGCCGGACGCGGCCGACCCCTTCAATTTCCGACACGCCACCAGTAAGTTGCAGGCCTTGGCCTTGCTGGATTTGAAGCCCCGCGACCTGGAAAGCGGGGCACCGATCGGCCTGGACCTGCTCGCCGGACCGCAAGAACAGGTCTTATCGATGCCCGCGATCACCGAGCGCGACTCGGGGGCACTGGCGAAGTCCGTCGCGAACCGGCTGCTTCACCCTAAAGGTCCCGGGCTGCGGCGACTCCTGGTCGAGGTGGTCGACCCTGTCATCCTGGCCTCCCACGGCATCTCCGAGGATGCCATCGAGGCCCTGCGCCGCGACGATATAGACGGCTTTTTCGCGGCACGGGCGCGGGTCCTGCGCAACCATTTCGACCGCTTCTTCGCCCGCCACGCCCGCTGGAACGAGCCGGACCGCCCGTCGCTCGCGGCCTTGATGGTCGATGACGAGGAGGTCTAA